In one Silene latifolia isolate original U9 population chromosome 10, ASM4854445v1, whole genome shotgun sequence genomic region, the following are encoded:
- the LOC141607227 gene encoding uncharacterized protein LOC141607227: MVGWEHVCCPKNEGGLGIRYSQTWNEATVGKLVWWIYSKPDSLWVKWVNQVYIKNTSWDTYLPKSHMSGNWKDICKTKELLKPGYSSGIWLAHLKGYNVSYDYEWLRRREQKVGWAKLVWDNWCMPKHSFLTWLVFRNALPLKDRLLRFGISQDDQCCICRNATETMVHLFQNCRFAVAILTKVADRLHIPMPAGNAVI, from the coding sequence ATGGTAGGGTGGGAACATGTCTGCTGTCCAAAAAATGAAGGTGGGCTAGGGATTAGATATAGTCAAACCTGGAATGAAGCAACTGTGGGGAAATTGGTGTGGTGGATTTATAGTAAGCCAGACAGTTTGTGGGTCAAGTGGGTAAACCAGGTTTATATTAAAAACACTAGTTGGGATACTTACCTTCCTAAATCTCATATGAGTGGGAACTGGAAGGATATCTGCAAAACTAAGGAACTTCTCAAACCTGGGTATAGTAGTGGCATCTGGCTTGCTCATTTGAAGGGATACAATGTCTCCTATGACTATGAATGGCTAAGGAGAAGGGAACAAAAAGTTGGCTGGGCAAAGTTAGTTTGGGATAATTGGTGCATGCCTAAACATAGTTTCCTGACCTGGTTGGTCTTCAGGAATGCTTTGCCTCTCAAGGATAGACTTCTTAGATTTGGAATTAGTCAAGATGATCAATGTTGCATCTGTCGTAATGCAACTGAAACTATGGTGCACTTATTCCAGAATTGCAGGTTTGCTGTAGCTATCTTAACTAAGGTTGCAGATCGATTGCATATACCCATGCCTGCTGGTAATGCTGTAATCTAG